In a genomic window of Comamonadaceae bacterium OTU4NAUVB1:
- a CDS encoding tripartite tricarboxylate transporter substrate binding protein — translation MFRRSIVRVATTLTFAGLTAAIPFAAAQAQGFPAKPVKLVIAFPAGGPTDITMRQLADNASKILGQPVIVDNKPGAGGTLPAQSLQTSAADGYTVAQIPLGVFRLGYTTKLNWDPIKDISYVINVTGYAFGVVVPADSPFKTWADFVAYAKANPGRLTYGSTGNLTSPHLTMETLAQRAGIQLQHVPYKGSADLMLATVSGQLMAAADSTGFAPQVEAGKLRVLNTWGATRLAKFPDAPTLKELGYDIVQNSPFGIGAPKGTPPEVVKKLHDAFKQAMEEPSYVAALGRYDMLPDYKSTAQYTQFAVDTVAKEKVVIDKLGLAKPQ, via the coding sequence ATGTTTCGTCGTTCCATCGTCCGCGTCGCCACCACCCTGACCTTCGCCGGTCTGACGGCCGCCATCCCCTTCGCCGCCGCGCAGGCGCAGGGCTTTCCCGCCAAGCCGGTCAAGCTCGTCATCGCCTTTCCGGCGGGCGGGCCGACCGACATCACCATGCGCCAGCTCGCCGACAACGCCTCGAAGATCCTCGGCCAGCCCGTCATCGTCGACAACAAGCCCGGTGCCGGCGGCACGCTGCCGGCGCAGTCGCTCCAGACCTCGGCGGCCGACGGCTACACCGTCGCGCAGATCCCGCTGGGCGTGTTCCGCCTGGGCTACACCACCAAGCTCAACTGGGACCCGATCAAGGACATCAGCTACGTCATCAACGTCACCGGCTACGCCTTCGGCGTGGTGGTGCCGGCCGACAGCCCGTTCAAGACCTGGGCCGACTTCGTCGCCTACGCCAAGGCCAACCCCGGCCGCCTGACCTACGGCTCGACCGGCAACCTGACCAGCCCCCACCTCACCATGGAGACGCTGGCCCAGCGCGCCGGCATCCAGCTGCAGCACGTGCCCTACAAGGGCAGCGCCGACCTGATGCTCGCCACGGTGAGCGGCCAGCTCATGGCCGCGGCCGACAGCACCGGCTTCGCGCCGCAGGTCGAGGCCGGCAAGCTGCGCGTGCTCAACACCTGGGGCGCCACGCGCCTGGCCAAGTTCCCCGACGCGCCCACGCTCAAGGAGCTGGGCTACGACATCGTGCAGAACTCGCCCTTCGGCATCGGCGCCCCCAAGGGCACGCCGCCCGAGGTGGTCAAGAAGCTGCACGACGCCTTCAAGCAGGCGATGGAGGAGCCCAGCTACGTCGCCGCGCTGGGCCGCTACGACATGCTGCCGGACTACAAGAGCACCGCGCAGTACACGCAGTTCGCGGTCGACACGGTGGCCAAGGAGAAGGTGGTGATCGACAAGCTGGGGTTGGCCAAGCCCCAGTGA
- a CDS encoding PQQ-dependent sugar dehydrogenase yields the protein MSTPLRRPARLALTLVALAAAMTTAVPAAAQNIEKLKQMKVSGTDPNIPTIAQTGKNADQLRANLKAIKLPPGFKIDLYAVVPDARSIAVAPAANMMFVGTRKTNVWAVTNRNGGDAATEVKQFAPSLNFRNPNAVCWTRDGFLIVVESNHVYSFPGAEFFYDTPDVAVAEVVPQGQLIPPEEESFNHSGRVCRVGPDNKLYITLGQPFNVQPREKLALYTKTGIGGIVRMNQDGTGREVYATGVRNSVGMDFNPKDGSLWFTDNQTDGMGDDIPLGEINRATKSGQFFGYPYIVSKTRITENGYDKDPIPAGAVDPQVTTVAHAADLGMAFYSGKQFPAKYQGGFFSAQHGSWNRTKPIGARLLYTSLKPDGTADKNEVFAEGWLDDATGTYRGRPVDVAMGKDGSLFVSDDYVGAIYRITYQAP from the coding sequence ATGTCCACCCCCCTGCGCCGGCCCGCGCGCCTCGCCCTGACCCTCGTTGCGCTCGCGGCCGCGATGACAACCGCCGTGCCCGCCGCGGCGCAGAACATCGAGAAGCTCAAGCAGATGAAGGTGTCGGGCACCGACCCCAACATCCCCACCATCGCGCAGACCGGCAAGAACGCCGATCAGCTGCGCGCCAACCTGAAGGCCATCAAGCTGCCGCCGGGCTTCAAGATCGACCTGTACGCCGTGGTGCCCGACGCGCGTTCCATCGCCGTGGCCCCGGCGGCCAACATGATGTTCGTCGGCACCCGCAAGACCAACGTCTGGGCCGTGACCAACCGCAACGGCGGCGACGCGGCCACCGAGGTCAAGCAGTTCGCGCCGTCGCTGAACTTCCGCAACCCCAACGCGGTGTGCTGGACCCGGGACGGCTTCCTGATCGTCGTCGAGAGCAACCACGTCTATTCCTTCCCGGGGGCCGAGTTCTTCTACGACACGCCCGACGTGGCCGTCGCCGAGGTGGTGCCCCAGGGCCAGTTGATCCCGCCGGAGGAGGAGTCCTTCAACCACAGCGGCCGCGTCTGCCGCGTGGGACCCGACAACAAGCTCTACATCACGCTGGGCCAGCCCTTCAACGTGCAGCCGCGCGAGAAGCTCGCGCTCTACACCAAGACCGGCATCGGCGGCATCGTGCGCATGAACCAGGACGGCACCGGCCGCGAGGTCTACGCCACGGGCGTGCGCAACAGCGTGGGCATGGACTTCAACCCCAAGGACGGCAGCCTCTGGTTCACCGACAACCAGACCGACGGCATGGGCGACGACATTCCGCTCGGCGAGATCAACCGCGCCACCAAGTCGGGCCAGTTCTTCGGCTATCCCTACATCGTGTCCAAGACCCGCATCACCGAGAACGGCTACGACAAGGACCCGATCCCCGCCGGCGCCGTGGATCCGCAGGTGACGACGGTCGCGCACGCGGCCGACCTGGGCATGGCGTTCTACTCGGGCAAGCAGTTCCCGGCCAAGTACCAGGGCGGTTTCTTCTCGGCGCAGCACGGCTCATGGAACCGCACCAAGCCGATCGGCGCGCGCCTGCTCTACACCTCGCTCAAGCCCGACGGGACGGCCGACAAGAACGAGGTCTTCGCCGAGGGGTGGCTGGACGACGCCACCGGCACCTACCGCGGTCGTCCGGTCGACGTGGCGATGGGCAAGGACGGCTCGCTGTTCGTCTCCGACGACTACGTCGGCGCCATCTACCGCATCACCTACCAGGCACCATGA
- the rlmJ gene encoding 23S rRNA (adenine(2030)-N(6))-methyltransferase RlmJ has product MFSYRHAFHAGNHADVLKHTVLIATLDHLLEKEAPLTVVDTHAGAGLYRLDGDYADTSGEAAQGVLRLVEAPKPDAPGAGPATAPPADAIARYLEVISAFNPKGGARIYPGSPFIVQHLLRDQDKLKLFELHPTDSRTLSANIAQLEAGRKIAVLMEDGFGSATKFLPPPSRRALVLCDPSYEIKSDYARVLDFVAEAMKHFATGTYAVWYPIIPRPEAHDLPRRLKTMATKAGKPWLHATLTVKSSRIVTAPSGETRRPGLPASGMFLINPPYTLKARLDAALPQLVTRLSQDRNATFSVDAGG; this is encoded by the coding sequence ATGTTCAGTTATCGCCACGCGTTCCATGCCGGCAACCACGCCGACGTGCTCAAGCACACGGTGCTGATTGCGACCCTCGACCACCTGCTGGAGAAGGAAGCCCCCCTCACGGTCGTCGACACGCATGCCGGCGCGGGCCTCTACCGGCTCGACGGCGACTACGCCGATACCAGTGGCGAAGCCGCCCAGGGCGTGCTGCGCCTCGTCGAGGCGCCGAAGCCGGACGCCCCCGGCGCGGGGCCGGCCACCGCGCCGCCCGCCGACGCCATCGCGCGCTACCTGGAAGTGATCTCCGCCTTCAATCCCAAGGGTGGCGCCCGCATCTATCCGGGTTCGCCCTTCATCGTGCAGCACCTGTTGCGCGACCAGGACAAGCTCAAGCTGTTCGAGCTGCATCCGACCGATTCGCGCACGCTGTCGGCGAACATCGCCCAGCTCGAAGCCGGCCGCAAGATCGCGGTGCTGATGGAGGACGGCTTCGGCAGCGCGACCAAGTTCCTGCCGCCGCCCTCGCGCCGCGCGCTGGTGCTGTGCGATCCGAGCTACGAGATCAAGAGCGACTATGCGCGCGTGCTCGACTTCGTCGCCGAGGCGATGAAGCACTTCGCCACCGGCACCTACGCGGTCTGGTATCCGATCATCCCGCGACCCGAGGCGCACGATCTCCCGCGCCGCCTGAAGACGATGGCGACCAAGGCCGGCAAGCCCTGGCTGCACGCGACGCTCACGGTCAAGTCGAGCAGGATCGTCACGGCGCCCAGCGGCGAGACGCGCCGACCGGGCCTGCCGGCGAGCGGCATGTTCCTGATCAACCCGCCCTACACGCTCAAGGCCAGGCTCGACGCGGCGTTGCCGCAGCTCGTGACACGGCTCTCGCAGGACCGCAACGCGACCTTCTCGGTCGACGCGGGCGGCTGA
- the ahcY gene encoding adenosylhomocysteinase, with protein MSAVLESPSSVSPLLPSATAVAEPASPADQAITDITLAAWGRKEIRIAETEMPGLMAIRSEYAAQQPLKGARITGSLHMTIQTAVLIETLQALGAEVRWASCNIFSTQDHAAAAIAAAGTPVFAIKGESLADYWDYTHRIFDFGPEGTEGEGPNMILDDGGDATLLMHLGQRAEQDLSLIDTHSSEEERILYAAIRRKLAEDPTWYSRKSAEIIGVTEETTTGVHRLNDMSAKGLLKFRAINVNDSVTKSKFDNLYGCRESLVDGIKRATDVMIAGKVAVVAGYGDVGKGSAQALRALSAQVWVTEIDPINALQAAMEGYKVVTMEYAADKADIFVTTTGNRDVIRHEHMVAMKDQAIVCNIGHFDNEIDIASIEQYEWEEIKPQVDHVKFPDGKRIILLAKGRLVNLGCGTGHPSFVMSSSFANQTIAQIELFTKPDAYESGKVYVLPKHLDEKVARLHLKKVGAMLTELSDAQAAYIGVDKAGPYKADTYRY; from the coding sequence ATGAGCGCCGTCCTCGAATCCCCGTCCTCCGTCTCGCCCCTGCTGCCCTCGGCCACCGCCGTCGCCGAGCCCGCTTCGCCCGCCGACCAGGCCATCACCGACATCACCCTCGCCGCCTGGGGCCGCAAGGAGATCCGCATCGCCGAGACCGAGATGCCCGGCCTGATGGCCATCCGCTCCGAGTACGCCGCGCAGCAGCCGCTCAAGGGTGCGCGCATCACCGGCTCGCTGCACATGACGATCCAGACGGCCGTGCTGATCGAGACGCTGCAGGCGCTCGGCGCCGAGGTGCGCTGGGCTTCGTGCAACATCTTCTCCACGCAGGACCACGCCGCCGCCGCCATCGCCGCGGCCGGCACGCCGGTGTTCGCCATCAAGGGCGAGTCGCTCGCGGACTACTGGGACTATACCCACCGCATCTTCGACTTCGGCCCCGAGGGCACCGAGGGCGAAGGCCCCAACATGATCCTGGACGACGGCGGCGACGCCACGCTGCTGATGCACCTGGGCCAGCGCGCCGAGCAGGACCTGTCGCTGATCGACACGCATTCGAGCGAGGAGGAGCGCATCCTCTATGCCGCCATCCGCAGGAAGCTCGCCGAGGACCCGACCTGGTACAGCCGCAAGTCGGCCGAAATCATCGGCGTGACCGAGGAGACGACCACCGGCGTGCATCGCCTGAACGACATGTCGGCCAAGGGCCTGCTGAAGTTCCGCGCCATCAACGTCAACGACTCGGTCACCAAGAGCAAGTTCGACAACCTCTACGGCTGCCGCGAGTCGCTGGTCGACGGCATCAAGCGCGCGACCGACGTGATGATCGCCGGCAAGGTGGCTGTCGTGGCCGGCTACGGCGACGTGGGCAAGGGCTCGGCGCAGGCCCTGCGCGCGCTGTCGGCCCAGGTCTGGGTGACCGAGATCGACCCCATCAACGCCCTGCAGGCCGCCATGGAAGGCTACAAGGTCGTGACGATGGAGTACGCCGCCGACAAGGCCGACATCTTCGTCACCACCACCGGCAACCGCGACGTCATCCGCCACGAGCACATGGTGGCCATGAAGGACCAGGCCATCGTCTGCAACATCGGCCATTTCGACAACGAGATCGACATCGCCTCGATCGAGCAGTACGAGTGGGAAGAGATCAAGCCGCAGGTCGACCACGTCAAGTTCCCCGACGGCAAGCGCATCATCCTGCTGGCCAAGGGCCGGCTGGTGAACCTGGGCTGCGGCACGGGCCATCCGAGCTTCGTGATGTCCTCGTCCTTCGCCAACCAGACCATCGCCCAGATCGAGCTGTTCACCAAGCCCGACGCCTACGAGTCCGGCAAGGTCTACGTGCTGCCCAAGCACCTCGACGAGAAGGTCGCGCGCCTGCACCTGAAGAAGGTCGGCGCGATGCTCACCGAACTCAGCGACGCCCAGGCCGCCTACATCGGCGTGGACAAGGCCGGTCCGTACAAGGCGGACACCTACCGCTACTGA
- a CDS encoding septal ring lytic transglycosylase RlpA family protein — MALSAACAIAALVLLDGCAATPDPVSAPVGPAATAAPPSAAPVAAPWSGTGLLRPLARELSVPSGAPPRSTVPTVNYDLSASGNDDPFAGADDGIPGDKAPGELFQRGGASWYGIQFHQRRTANGERFDMSAFTAAHRTLPFGTAVCVRSLTNGREVLVRVNDRGPFGPGRVIDLSRAAAEAIDMVGLGIKQVAITVIDKAGLGLRCGGAPVDRAALAALAAGADGGGEEGLPRAAPSRRATAARGRR, encoded by the coding sequence ATGGCGTTGTCCGCGGCCTGCGCGATCGCCGCCCTGGTGCTGCTCGACGGCTGCGCCGCGACGCCCGATCCCGTGTCCGCGCCCGTGGGCCCGGCCGCGACGGCCGCGCCGCCATCCGCCGCGCCGGTGGCGGCGCCCTGGTCGGGCACCGGGCTGCTGCGCCCCCTGGCACGCGAGCTCAGCGTGCCCTCGGGCGCGCCGCCGCGCTCGACGGTCCCGACCGTGAACTACGACCTGTCGGCCTCGGGCAACGACGACCCGTTCGCCGGTGCCGACGATGGCATCCCGGGCGACAAGGCACCCGGCGAACTGTTCCAGCGCGGTGGCGCCTCCTGGTACGGCATCCAGTTCCACCAGCGCCGCACGGCCAACGGCGAGCGCTTCGACATGTCGGCCTTCACCGCCGCGCACCGCACGCTGCCGTTCGGCACGGCGGTGTGCGTGCGCAGCCTCACCAACGGGCGCGAAGTGCTGGTGCGGGTCAACGACCGGGGGCCCTTCGGGCCGGGTCGCGTCATCGACCTGAGCCGCGCGGCGGCCGAGGCGATCGACATGGTCGGCCTGGGCATCAAGCAGGTGGCGATCACGGTGATCGACAAGGCCGGCCTCGGCCTGCGCTGCGGCGGCGCGCCGGTCGACCGCGCCGCGCTCGCGGCCCTGGCCGCCGGCGCGGACGGCGGGGGCGAGGAAGGGTTGCCGCGCGCGGCGCCGTCGCGCCGCGCGACCGCGGCGCGCGGCCGGCGCTGA
- a CDS encoding HAD hydrolase family protein has translation MRPLATWPAAERAALTGVFTDIDDTLTTDGAITPDALRALGALRAAGLKVVAITGRPVGWSLPFIATWPVDAIVAENGAVALLPPPPWRPGDSLHPVPPKRYFLRDAGTRAANHAHLQRVLERIEREVPGARRATDSAGRETDIAIDHGEFAQLDEAAIDAVAALMRAEGLHATVSSIHVNGWLGDNDKLAGARWIVRELWDRSLDDEMDRWAYVGDSTNDQLMFEAFAHGIGVANVARFVPKLAHLPRYVTQSERGAGFAEVARAVLAAR, from the coding sequence CTGCGGCCGCTCGCGACCTGGCCGGCGGCCGAGCGCGCCGCGCTCACGGGCGTCTTCACCGACATCGACGACACCCTGACCACCGACGGCGCCATCACGCCCGACGCCCTGCGCGCCCTGGGCGCGCTGCGCGCCGCCGGGCTGAAGGTGGTCGCCATCACCGGCCGGCCGGTGGGCTGGAGCCTGCCCTTCATCGCGACATGGCCGGTCGACGCCATCGTGGCGGAGAACGGCGCCGTGGCGCTGCTGCCGCCCCCGCCGTGGCGGCCCGGGGACAGCCTGCATCCGGTGCCCCCGAAACGCTACTTCCTGCGCGACGCCGGCACACGCGCCGCGAACCACGCCCACCTGCAGCGGGTGCTCGAGCGCATCGAGCGCGAGGTGCCCGGGGCCCGCCGCGCCACCGACTCGGCCGGGCGCGAGACCGACATCGCCATCGACCATGGTGAATTCGCGCAGCTCGACGAGGCCGCCATCGACGCCGTGGCCGCGCTCATGCGCGCCGAGGGCCTGCACGCCACCGTCAGCAGCATCCACGTCAACGGCTGGCTGGGCGACAACGACAAGCTCGCCGGCGCGCGCTGGATCGTGCGCGAACTGTGGGACCGCTCGCTGGACGACGAGATGGATCGCTGGGCCTACGTCGGCGACTCCACCAACGACCAGCTCATGTTCGAGGCCTTCGCGCACGGCATCGGCGTGGCCAACGTGGCGCGTTTCGTGCCCAAGCTGGCGCACCTGCCGCGCTATGTGACGCAGAGCGAGCGCGGGGCGGGCTTCGCCGAGGTGGCGCGCGCCGTGCTCGCGGCACGGTGA
- a CDS encoding c-type cytochrome, translating into MNRHVVAWTVALAAMAMAPAAPAASAVAGKAKAAACAACHGPLGKATMPDAPNLAGQPAMYVAEQLKAYRSGARKHEVMSLMAKPLKDADIDDLAAWFASIQVQVQAP; encoded by the coding sequence ATGAACCGGCACGTCGTCGCATGGACGGTCGCCCTGGCGGCCATGGCGATGGCACCGGCGGCGCCGGCCGCCAGCGCCGTCGCGGGCAAGGCCAAGGCGGCGGCCTGCGCCGCCTGCCACGGCCCGTTGGGCAAGGCCACGATGCCCGACGCCCCCAACCTCGCCGGGCAGCCGGCGATGTACGTGGCCGAACAGCTCAAGGCCTATCGAAGCGGGGCGCGCAAGCATGAGGTGATGTCGTTGATGGCCAAGCCCCTGAAGGACGCCGACATCGACGATCTGGCGGCCTGGTTCGCGTCGATCCAGGTGCAGGTCCAGGCGCCTTGA
- a CDS encoding peptide chain release factor 3 encodes MSTDKFLEETQRRRTFAIISHPDAGKTTLTEKLLLFSGAIQIAGSVKARKATRHATSDWMEIEKQRGISVASSVMQMLYREHVINLLDTPGHKDFSEDTYRVLTAVDSALMVIDAANGVEAQTRRLIEVCRQRDTPIITFVNKMDREVREPLDILDEIERELGMPCVPMTWPVGQGKSFGGIMNLRTQTMTVFDSGKERLPQEFETIRLDDRDELIGRFGAEFENAEQSMELAAGASPAWDREAFLAGRQTPVFFGSGVNNFGVMEVLDALVDLAPSPQSRTSTTLVNRQPVVREVQPADKDFAGVVFKVQANMDPAHRDRIAFVRMASGRYTPGMKLKVQRTAKELRPTSVVTFMSQRREAVEEAFAGDIVGFTTHGGVQLGDTITDGANLMFTGLPFFAPELFMTVILKNPLRTKQLQQGLAQLGEEGAIQVFRPEIGGPMLLGAVGQLQFEVVQHRLKGEYDCDVRLEGCQYTGARWITADTPAELREFVNAYPARMALDAANTLAYLCTSPYDVRLAQERFPKIHFHPLREHAGLSLQNAG; translated from the coding sequence ATGTCGACCGACAAATTCCTCGAAGAAACCCAGCGCCGCCGCACCTTCGCGATCATCTCCCACCCCGACGCCGGCAAGACCACGCTGACCGAGAAGCTGCTGCTGTTCTCCGGCGCGATCCAGATCGCCGGTTCGGTCAAGGCGCGCAAGGCGACGCGCCACGCCACGTCCGACTGGATGGAGATCGAGAAGCAGCGCGGCATCTCGGTGGCCTCCTCGGTGATGCAGATGCTCTATCGCGAGCACGTGATCAACCTGCTCGACACGCCCGGCCACAAGGACTTCTCCGAGGACACCTACCGCGTGCTGACGGCGGTCGACTCGGCCCTGATGGTGATCGACGCGGCCAACGGCGTGGAAGCGCAGACGCGGCGCCTGATCGAGGTCTGCCGCCAGCGCGACACGCCCATCATCACCTTCGTCAACAAGATGGACCGCGAGGTGCGCGAGCCCCTGGACATCCTCGACGAGATCGAGCGCGAGCTGGGCATGCCGTGCGTGCCGATGACCTGGCCGGTCGGCCAGGGCAAGAGCTTCGGCGGCATCATGAACCTGCGCACCCAGACCATGACGGTGTTCGACTCCGGCAAGGAGCGCCTGCCGCAGGAGTTCGAGACCATCCGCCTGGACGACCGCGACGAACTCATCGGGCGCTTCGGCGCCGAGTTCGAGAACGCCGAGCAGAGCATGGAACTCGCCGCCGGCGCCTCCCCCGCCTGGGACCGCGAGGCTTTCCTGGCGGGCCGGCAGACGCCGGTGTTCTTCGGCTCGGGCGTCAACAACTTCGGCGTGATGGAGGTGCTCGACGCGCTGGTCGACCTCGCGCCCTCGCCGCAGTCGCGCACCAGCACCACGCTGGTCAACCGCCAGCCGGTGGTGCGGGAGGTGCAGCCGGCGGACAAGGACTTCGCCGGCGTCGTCTTCAAGGTGCAGGCCAACATGGACCCGGCGCACCGCGACCGCATCGCGTTCGTGCGCATGGCCTCGGGCCGCTACACGCCGGGCATGAAGCTCAAGGTGCAGCGCACGGCCAAGGAGCTGCGCCCGACCAGCGTCGTGACCTTCATGAGCCAGCGCCGCGAGGCGGTCGAGGAAGCCTTCGCCGGCGACATCGTCGGCTTCACGACGCACGGCGGCGTGCAGCTCGGCGACACCATCACCGACGGCGCCAACCTGATGTTCACCGGCCTGCCCTTCTTCGCGCCGGAACTCTTCATGACCGTCATCCTGAAGAACCCGCTGCGCACCAAGCAGCTCCAGCAGGGCCTGGCGCAACTCGGCGAGGAAGGCGCGATCCAGGTCTTCCGCCCGGAGATCGGCGGGCCGATGCTGCTGGGCGCGGTCGGCCAGCTGCAGTTCGAGGTGGTGCAGCACCGCCTGAAGGGCGAGTACGACTGCGACGTGCGGCTCGAGGGCTGCCAGTACACGGGCGCGCGCTGGATCACCGCCGACACGCCGGCCGAGCTGCGCGAGTTCGTCAACGCCTACCCGGCGCGCATGGCGCTGGACGCGGCCAACACGCTGGCCTACCTCTGCACCTCGCCCTACGACGTGCGGCTCGCGCAGGAGCGCTTCCCGAAGATCCACTTCCATCCGCTGCGCGAGCACGCCGGGCTGTCGCTGCAGAACGCGGGCTGA
- the metF gene encoding methylenetetrahydrofolate reductase [NAD(P)H] → MRLPLSFEFFPTKTPEGAVKLRAVRRQLYATRPEFCSVTYGAGGSTHEGTFAAVREIIEEGIPAASHFSCIGATRATVRAQLGELRAMGVRRLVALRGDLPSGYGIGGEFQYASDLVEFIRAETGRDFHIEVACYPEIHPQARSPGADLQAFATKARAGADSAITQYFFSAEAYFRFVDDARRLGVDIPIVPGVMPITSSTQLMRFSDACGAEIPRWIRLRLNGFGDDIESIKSFGLDVVAALCERLRDGGAPSLHFYTMNQAAAPLAVLDRLGWDA, encoded by the coding sequence ATGCGCCTTCCCCTGAGTTTCGAATTCTTCCCCACCAAGACGCCCGAAGGCGCGGTGAAGCTGCGCGCCGTGCGCCGCCAGCTCTACGCGACGCGACCCGAGTTCTGCTCGGTGACCTACGGCGCCGGCGGCTCGACCCACGAGGGCACCTTCGCCGCCGTGCGCGAGATCATCGAGGAGGGCATTCCCGCGGCCAGCCACTTCTCGTGCATCGGCGCCACGCGTGCCACGGTGCGCGCGCAACTGGGCGAACTGCGCGCGATGGGCGTGCGGCGCCTGGTGGCGCTGCGCGGCGACCTGCCCAGCGGCTACGGCATCGGCGGCGAGTTCCAGTACGCGAGCGACCTGGTCGAATTCATCCGCGCGGAGACCGGCCGCGACTTCCACATCGAGGTCGCCTGCTATCCCGAGATCCATCCGCAGGCGCGTTCGCCCGGGGCGGACCTGCAGGCCTTCGCGACCAAGGCGCGTGCCGGTGCCGATTCGGCCATCACGCAGTATTTCTTCAGCGCCGAGGCGTACTTCCGCTTCGTCGACGACGCCCGCCGCCTGGGGGTCGACATCCCGATCGTGCCGGGCGTGATGCCCATCACCAGTTCGACCCAGCTGATGCGCTTCTCCGACGCCTGCGGCGCCGAGATCCCGCGCTGGATCCGGCTGCGGCTCAACGGTTTCGGCGACGACATCGAATCGATCAAGTCGTTCGGCCTGGACGTCGTGGCCGCGCTGTGCGAGCGCCTGCGCGACGGCGGCGCGCCGTCGCTGCACTTCTACACGATGAACCAGGCGGCCGCGCCGCTCGCCGTGCTCGATCGGCTCGGCTGGGACGCATGA
- a CDS encoding TlyA family RNA methyltransferase, translating into MRADQLLVERGMAASRSQAVRLIAGGLRWRDAGSADAWRDVGKNRDDIPETAELDLVDAAESRFVSRGGLKLEGALAATGVDARGRHCLDVGQSTGGFTDCLLQHGAAHVTGVDVGHGQLHARIRADERVTAVERVNARALTVADLPEDERTDFDLVVGDLSFISLTLVLPAVVPFLAPGGDLLMLVKPQFELQPGQVGKGGIVRDAALHAVVEARLREACAALGLRVVRWLDSPIAGGDGNREFFIHAVRAA; encoded by the coding sequence ATGCGTGCCGATCAATTGCTGGTGGAGCGCGGCATGGCCGCTTCGCGGTCGCAGGCCGTGCGGCTCATCGCGGGCGGGCTGCGGTGGCGCGACGCGGGCAGCGCCGACGCCTGGCGCGACGTCGGCAAGAACCGCGACGACATCCCCGAGACGGCGGAACTCGACCTCGTCGACGCGGCGGAGTCGCGCTTCGTCTCGCGCGGCGGGCTGAAGCTCGAAGGCGCGCTGGCCGCCACGGGCGTCGATGCACGCGGGCGGCACTGCCTGGACGTCGGCCAGTCCACCGGCGGCTTCACCGACTGCCTGCTGCAGCACGGCGCGGCCCACGTCACGGGCGTCGACGTCGGCCACGGCCAGCTGCACGCGCGCATCCGCGCGGACGAGCGCGTCACGGCCGTCGAGCGCGTCAACGCGCGCGCGCTGACCGTCGCGGACCTGCCCGAGGACGAGCGCACCGACTTCGACCTCGTGGTGGGCGACCTGTCGTTCATCTCGCTGACGCTGGTGCTGCCGGCGGTGGTGCCGTTCCTCGCGCCCGGCGGCGACCTGCTGATGCTGGTCAAGCCGCAGTTCGAACTGCAGCCCGGCCAGGTCGGCAAGGGTGGCATCGTGCGCGACGCGGCACTGCACGCGGTGGTCGAGGCGCGCCTGCGCGAGGCCTGCGCGGCGCTCGGCCTGCGCGTCGTGCGCTGGCTCGACAGCCCGATCGCGGGTGGCGACGGCAACCGCGAGTTCTTCATCCACGCCGTGCGCGCCGCCTAG